The proteins below come from a single Oncorhynchus keta strain PuntledgeMale-10-30-2019 unplaced genomic scaffold, Oket_V2 Un_contig_14763_pilon_pilon, whole genome shotgun sequence genomic window:
- the LOC127918743 gene encoding uncharacterized protein LOC127918743, producing the protein MAGEEHGVDKLVWDIYEEDYEHVGVLWLPVSDIAVNLTIIDYPKTPTQRPLPKEPLPKDPYPKTSYPKTPYPMPSYPKTPYPKTPTQRTPTQRPPPKDPLPKDPYPKTPYPKTPYPKTPYPKTPYPKTSYPKTPLPKDPLPKDLLPKDPLPKDLLPKDLLPKDLLPKDPLPKDLLPKGLLPKDPLPKDPLPKDLLPKDLLPKDPLPKDPLLKDLLPKDLLPKDPYPKTPYPKTPYQRPPTQRPPTQRPLPKDPLPKDPLPKDLLPKDILPKDPLPKDPATQRPPTQRPPTQRPAYPKTPHPKTPYPKTPYPKTPYPKTSYPKTPTQSPPTQRPPTQRPRYPKTSYPKTSYPKTPYPKTPYPKTPYPKTPTQRPPTQRPPPKDPLFLN; encoded by the coding sequence TGAGCGATATTGCAGTTAACTTGACTATCATTGACTACCCAAAGACCCCTACCCAAAGACCCCTACCCAAAGAACCCCTACCCAAAGACCCCTACCCAAAGACCTCCTACCCAAAGACCCCCTACCCAATGCCCTCCTACCCAAAGACCCCCTACCCAAAAACCCCTACCCAAAGAACCCCCACCCAAAGACCCCCACCCAAAGACCCCCTACCCAAAGACCCCTACCCAAAGACCCCCTACCCAAAGACCCCCTACCCAAAGACCCCCTACCCAAAGACCCCCTACCCAAAGACCTCCTACCCAAAGACCCCCCTACCCAAAGACCCCCTACCCAAAGACCTCCTACCCAAAGACCCCCTACCCAAAGACCTCCTACCCAAAGACCTCCTACCCAAAGACCTCCTACCCAAAGACCCCCTACCCAAAGACCTCCTACCCAAAGGCCTCCTACCCAAAGACCCCCTACCCAAAGACCCCCTACCCAAAGACCTCCTACCCAAAGACCTCCTACCCAAAGACCCCCTACCCAAAGACCCCCTACTCAAAGACCTCCTACCCAAAGACCTCCTACCCAAAGACCCCTACCCAAAGACCCCCTACCCAAAGACCCCCTACCAAAGACCCCCTACCCAAAGACCCCCTACCCAAAGACCCCTACCCAAAGACCCCCTACCCAAAGACCCCCTACCCAAAGACCTCCTACCCAAAGACATCCTACCCAAAGACCCCCTACCCAAAGACCCCGCTACCCAAAGACCTCCTACCCAAAGACCTCCTACCCAAAGACCAGCCTACCCAAAGACCCCCCACCCAAAGACCCCCTACCCAAAGACCCCCTACCCAAAGACCCCCTACCCAAAGACCTCCTACCCAAAGACCCCTACCCAATCACCTCCTACCCAAAGACCCCCTACCCAAAGACCCCGCTACCCAAAGACCTCCTACCCAAAGACCTCCTACCCAAAGACCCCCTACCCAAAGACCCCCTACCCAAAGACCCCCTACCCAAAGACCCCTACCCAAAGACCCCCTACCCAAAGACCCCCACCCAAAGACCccctttttttaaatt